The Rathayibacter caricis DSM 15933 genomic sequence CTCGATCAGCCAGGGACGGCGTAGAGCGTGGGTGCAGCGGCGCGCATTCCCTGCTGGTCGAGTAGCGGCGGCACGCCGCGTATCGAGACCCCCGTCTCCAGAAGCCCCCGCCCTACTCCGGGTGCCGCTGCGGCGCGCCGAACAGCAGCGCGGTCGTCGCCGCGACGACGGCGCCCGCCGCGAGGGCCGCGGCGAGCACGACGAGCTGGAACTGCGCGGCCTCCAGCGGCGACGCTCCCGCGAACACCGCGCCGACGAAGGCTCCCGGCAGGGTGACGAGCCCGGTCGTCCGCGTCTGGTCCGTCGCCGGCACGAGCGCCGTCGAGGCCGCGGCGCGCACCAGGCGCAGGGCGGCGCGGCGCGGAGTGGCGCCCAGCGCCAGCCAGCCCTCCACCTCCTCCGTCCCCGCGGCGAGACCGGCGCGAAGCTGGCGTCCCATCAACGACGCCGCGGTCATCGCGCCGCCGATCACGATGCCGCCGGTCGCGAGCAGGTACCGCGGCTCCGATCCCACGGCCCCGGTCGCCGCGACGACCGCGAGAGGGACGCCCGCCGCGGCGAGGAGCACGACGAACGTCCGCAGGCCGTGACGGTCCAGGCCCGCGCGCGTGCGCACCGTCCACGTCGCCGCGACGAGCATCAGCACCA encodes the following:
- a CDS encoding ABC transporter permease; its protein translation is MTSSTVPTLVAVLVLALVTTAIVAALRLERPGAQAVAIARAALQLGLLSLVLHGIIEDARLVAAFLVLMLVAATWTVRTRAGLDRHGLRTFVVLLAAAGVPLAVVAATGAVGSEPRYLLATGGIVIGGAMTAASLMGRQLRAGLAAGTEEVEGWLALGATPRRAALRLVRAAASTALVPATDQTRTTGLVTLPGAFVGAVFAGASPLEAAQFQLVVLAAALAAGAVVAATTALLFGAPQRHPE